From a region of the Paenibacillus lutimineralis genome:
- a CDS encoding MBL fold metallo-hydrolase produces MSLSLQMLGTGGAFAKQYFNNNALLSVENFTLLIDCGITAPISSHQIGRTPDEIDAILITHIHGDHVGGLEEFAFRMKFQYGRKPVLYISEKLVQPLWENTLKGGLTQEGISSLEDAFEVHTLKEGIPYSLSPNLTVELIQTPHIPGKDSYSLYINQEVFYSADMTFQPELLMKLVRERGCRTILHEVQFISPGAVHTTLDELRSLPEDIQQMMYLMHYADDMENYIGKTGPMQFLRQHEIYSL; encoded by the coding sequence ATGTCATTAAGCTTGCAAATGCTAGGAACAGGCGGTGCCTTTGCCAAGCAATATTTCAACAATAATGCGCTTCTCAGTGTTGAAAATTTCACACTGCTGATCGATTGCGGAATTACCGCTCCCATCTCTTCGCATCAAATAGGTAGGACACCAGATGAGATCGATGCGATTCTAATCACCCATATCCATGGAGATCATGTCGGTGGCCTGGAGGAATTCGCCTTCCGGATGAAATTTCAATACGGGCGTAAGCCGGTCCTATATATTAGTGAGAAGCTAGTCCAACCACTATGGGAAAATACACTCAAAGGTGGATTAACTCAGGAAGGAATCTCTTCGCTGGAGGATGCCTTTGAGGTTCATACGTTGAAAGAAGGAATTCCGTATTCTCTGTCACCAAATCTCACTGTTGAATTAATTCAAACTCCACACATCCCCGGAAAAGATAGTTATTCGCTATACATCAATCAAGAGGTTTTCTATAGTGCGGATATGACCTTCCAACCTGAGTTATTAATGAAGCTTGTTCGCGAGCGGGGCTGCCGTACCATTCTGCATGAAGTACAGTTTATCTCGCCTGGGGCGGTGCATACGACACTGGATGAACTGCGCAGCCTGCCTGAGGACATTCAGCAAATGATGTATCTGATGCATTATGCGGATGATATGGAGAACTACATTGGCAAAACAGGTCCAATGCAATTCTTACGTCAACATGAGATCTATTCATTATAA
- a CDS encoding DUF3892 domain-containing protein produces the protein MEMNTRETFIAVQKNGDGDLTAFKTSSGRVLDYEQALQEVKAGAIAGVNVFKGRDGEMYIRGDADGDPTNNLDALPRFE, from the coding sequence ATGGAAATGAATACACGTGAGACCTTTATCGCAGTCCAGAAAAATGGAGACGGTGATCTTACCGCGTTCAAAACCTCCAGCGGCCGGGTTCTTGATTATGAGCAGGCTTTGCAGGAAGTGAAAGCCGGAGCTATTGCAGGGGTCAATGTATTCAAGGGAAGGGACGGAGAAATGTACATCCGTGGAGACGCGGATGGCGACCCGACCAACAATTTGGACGCATTGCCAAGGTTCGAATAA
- a CDS encoding copper amine oxidase — translation MKWRRVAILVTIFSLMGGSLLFADSASQKVRLLMNGRELDDGSYIIDGKTYIPVRELEGLIYYDDSTKTVYYYKPNVHISLIQSSDGKVFGDINKSGKLKFNVFTQVDNLKTDISAVRVSITSPDGNTTVIQTSDIPNNKDNFWFRTEDFNYDFKNAGKYKIGFYMKPAGGGDFTLVSEKNVNVLK, via the coding sequence ATGAAATGGAGAAGAGTTGCAATACTCGTTACTATATTCTCCCTGATGGGAGGTTCACTGCTATTCGCTGACTCGGCTTCCCAGAAAGTCCGTCTGCTGATGAATGGCCGAGAGCTTGATGATGGCAGTTATATCATTGATGGGAAGACGTATATTCCTGTTCGTGAACTTGAAGGGTTGATTTATTATGATGACTCTACGAAGACGGTATATTATTATAAACCGAATGTACATATCTCTCTGATCCAATCGTCCGATGGCAAAGTCTTCGGCGATATCAACAAGAGCGGGAAGCTGAAGTTCAATGTATTCACGCAGGTCGACAATTTAAAGACCGATATATCCGCAGTTAGGGTATCTATCACTTCTCCAGACGGCAACACAACTGTAATTCAGACGAGTGATATTCCTAATAATAAGGATAATTTCTGGTTCCGGACTGAGGATTTCAACTATGATTTCAAGAATGCTGGGAAATATAAAATCGGCTTCTACATGAAACCAGCAGGTGGAGGGGATTTCACCTTAGTCTCAGAGAAGAACGTTAATGTGCTCAAATAA
- a CDS encoding DUF1292 domain-containing protein yields MSEHNHEHGEACGCGHDHDHDHEHEEFVLTLTDENGNDVDMVLVETFDVGEKLYALLLERNNPGADGIILRMEEENEEMVLYNIEDEDEWSQVEEAYNQLVSELDEA; encoded by the coding sequence ATGAGCGAGCATAATCACGAGCACGGCGAAGCATGCGGTTGCGGACATGATCATGATCATGACCACGAGCATGAAGAGTTCGTGTTGACTCTAACGGATGAGAATGGAAATGACGTGGACATGGTTCTCGTTGAGACATTTGACGTAGGCGAGAAGCTGTATGCATTGCTGCTTGAACGCAACAATCCGGGAGCCGACGGCATCATTCTACGCATGGAAGAAGAGAATGAAGAAATGGTGCTGTACAATATCGAGGACGAAGATGAGTGGAGTCAAGTAGAAGAAGCTTACAATCAGCTCGTATCCGAATTGGACGAAGCATAA